The nucleotide sequence TCGCAAGATCACTCTCACACAGTCCGCGCTCATGTTTTCTAGTGATTGCTTGTTTTAATTGTAAGGAAATCATCACCTTCTTCCTTTTTTCATTTGCGTTAGCCTTTTGGGACCCTAAGTGACGTCATCCCCACGTAAAAGTTACATTTTATGGCTGCATTGcactaataaaaatataatgccATACAgtatcatattattattattattattagatcaTTAATTATATAAATTCCAATATTTATATTGTTTCAAAAATGGATGAAAACAATAGAGCAATAAATTGAGAACATTCTGACTTCGTTTAAAATCTGAATGATTAGCTTTTATgttaaaaacaaatgtgtgaGCAACCGACCACACTCAATTCTGCCTTTGCAAAGATGACAATCCCTTTTGAGAAGTATAAATTCAGCGCCGTGATGTTTATTGTTGTGGGTTGTAATTTGTGCTGATgttcataaataaaaaaagtaaacaagatagttaactcattcactgccattgacgagtATAGACGTCAAACATCTATTTCATCTGggctggcactgaatgagttaaccACACCTACCCTGACACTTCTTGTTCTCCTAAAGAAAATATCTACATAGTACTTAGTGTGTGAGAACCAAAGAGTTCATAACTTGAGGATCTCGTCCCTCCAGCTGTCTCTGTCGCGCCGTTGCCGCTTGCGTGCCAGCTCTGGAAAGTAGGCGCTGTTGTAGGGCCGATCCCGCTCGTTGACCTCCCTGCCCGCTTCCTTGTTCTTTCCGTTGCGCTGAGCGAGCAGCTCTTGGGCCCGACGCCGCTCGTCCACCTCGCGCTGCAAACGCTCCGCTCTGAGTCGCTCTATTGAGCTGGCGAGACAAGGCAAGCAAACCATATCGACTGGGCCTCTGAGAAATAAACTAATTGCAATATTCTTTTTCCTCAAGCAGTAATCAGCTTCATTACCTTTCCCCGCTGCTCCTCTTCTCCCCTCTGTCTTTCTTGTCTTTTTTCTTGCTCTTGTGCGCCTTGGCGACTGTCTCGCCCATAGCTTTCTTCATCTCCTTCAACGGGTCCAAACTGTCCTTCAGCCGTCGATCCTTCTTCTCCCGCTCCTCTTCGGTTAACTCCTTCCCCTTGCCGTTCCTCTTCTCGCTCTGCTtctccttttctttcttctcctcttccttctcCTGCCCACTTTTCATGTACCACGGTGTAACCTCGGTGCCCGGCTGGGGCCCGAGAGACACCAGTAAGCCGATGGCGCGCTCCTGTTTCTCCTAGAAGGAGGAAGAATATCATTAGCCATTAAAATGTCTCATTTGATGCTGTCCTAAAGAAAGGGTTGTACAACTTAACTCGACTGCAGCTACCAAATATTTGACACAGTAGCATTATGAAGTACCtgctcctcttttttttctttgatataCTCCTCATTGTCCTTCTTCACCACAGATTCCTCGAGGGGGAAGAGGTTGAGGTGCTCCAAGGCTCCATTCTGTTCTTCGAATTTCACCTCCTGGCTTCCTCCTGCTTCCAACTGGAGAGCGGCTCGGGCTTTCTTTCGCAGCAACTCAGTGCGTGCCTGAGGTGCGTGAGAAACAACGCTGTGTTTGATCTGAGCAGAGTACAGATCTCTGCCCGTTGTGGAGGTCAAATGGTCCTGTACCTTTTCTTGGTGCACAAGCCCAACAAAGCCTTGAGACGTGGTGTGTTTGCATTTATGCTGTCTACCCACCACACGCACTAGTTTACACTTACATATGTAGGAGGTATGGTGGCGTGCTAGTTAGTGTATGTGTCTCGATAAGTCACCTCTTGCTCGGCTCGCTCCACTCTCCGCTTGGCCTCTTGCTCCTCCGCGGCTGCCTGAGCTTCATCTCTCCTCACCTTGGCGACGTTGTCCTTGTTGCGAACGTGCCAGCTCTTCTTGGGGAGAATGTTCATGATTACCCCGAAGGAGGCTGGTTAGCTTGCTAAGCAGGCTTCGACTGTGGTGAAAAAAGGAACACTTCAATTCGCAAGTCAAAGGGGAGTGTCAATGAATACCTAAACTACCGTTATAAGAGGAAAACCATGAGCGATATCCTTGATATCTTAAGCTCGGTGTACTGGTAGAATAAATTAGTGATTGTTAAAGGGATTAAAAAACATAACAGTAGACGTTTAATACACGTCCACTAAAACATAAGATCGAATCGATGGAAGTAACTTACCCGGGAGCTAGTTGCTGTCGCTAGCTAGCCACCGGAAAACTACACCGGAAGTAAACATGAAACGTTACTGCATTAACACTATTTGAACACTAGATGCCGCTGTGTGTCCTTGAATTTATTATTATCAACCATGACGTACGTAAATGACGCAAATACGTATGTACAAAATAACACGTCATAAACTCTCCAACTGACTTAGTAGCACACATATGAAGGAAAAACAATGAGTCTgcttttatatgttttttttaatatcttgtattgtcttgttttattttctggtTCATTGAGTCTGTAAATAATGTTTATTAGGGTTTATCATTATAACGTATCATAAATAGACGAACAGCAATAAAAGAGTGCGATGCAGAAAGAAAGGTTTGTCACGTAAAGTCTCGTGTCGGTATCTGAAGTTGACGACTCAGATTCTCAATCTGTTTGACCAAGAACTGCTTGTCACGGCCCTCCTGTCAGGAAAAAACAGTAATAGGACAACGTGTAAAGAAGACAGTGAATAAGATAAAAATGCAGATTGACCACATTGTACCTGTTTGAGTTGAGCTCTGAGCAAAGTAAGACTTTTTCCATAAACAGCAGCCAGGGCGATGAAATAACCCATCAGTACGCTGTTggggagaaaacaaaaaacaattatgaTACTGGTTTTCCCCATAAGGGTCAGAGGTGAGCTGGATGCTATTGGAGCTGACCAAGACAAGGCAAACAGAGGGATGGAGAAGGCCTGGGAACCAATGAAGAAGAGAAACTCCTGCGTGACTCCCGAGAGGCGGTCGAAAGACATCGGAACGATGGCCCACATGTAGGGGAAGAAGCGGAAGGGGCCGCAGCCCATAGATGGTTGGATCCTAAAGAACCAAACATGGATCTTCaacaacatccaagatccataatacACAGCTAACCAAGGCCACTACTCACTCAGCCACACTGTAGATCATAACCAGAGTGGCCATGCCCCATCCGAACAGCAGCACCACCAAGAAGACGAACGTGGAGGTGGTGGAGCGGAAAGTCTTGTGGGCGGGCCGACAGTTGTTGAACAGCGTAACCTGAGGGCACATCCGGTTGGAGCTTGACCAATATCAACAGTTATAGAATGTTCAAATGCTCAAATGGTTACCTTCTTGCAGTAGAAGAGGATGACAAACTTGGCTGTATTGATAACAGGCAGCAGGGGGCAAAAAAGAGCCCCCACCCAGACCACCGTCTGGCCGTACACCAGGCCCAGCACGTTGGCTGACACCACAAACTCCTGCCGACCCACCCACCGAGTCAGCTTGTTGGACCAGTTGTCCACCACCATCCTGATAACCACAAACATAACACTACAggatccccccccaaaaaaatgtaaatgagaGACAGACGGTATTTCAGACCTGCGTGGAAACTCGACCAACACGAGTACGGCGATGGTAACAATGAGGTCAAAAAGCGTCAACTTGTACATTTCCTGTCCTATTCGAGTTTCCCAGCACTGAgacaaacatggaaaaaaaatgtttagattGTTACATGGTGTTTTGTTTGTGCACACTTACCGGGTACTCCTCGTGGTTGTACTGGCACAGGTCACACTTGTTCGTGTCCACCTGGCATGTGATCTGACCccacagggtgaacagcagaacTCCCAAACTCACCAAGCGCAAGAACACTGCCCTGAATGTGACAGAAAACTATTTTCATATCCATGACTGTATGAATATCACTTGTTATTGATGCTCCATTTGAAAAACGTGCTGCTTGAACCTCAAGAGGGCCAGTATGACTGTGGTGCTGGGCGGGTATCGTTCAAGCAGGCCGATCTGGTCACAGAGTAATGGCACCAGGAAGTTACCAGCGGTGATCACAATGGAGGGCAGATACTCAAAAATCAAACCCAGAATCCCACTCTGACCACTCTTGCCCTGTGAGGGTGAGTCCAAACAGCAATTACACCTCTGACATTCACTCAAGTGCACGTGCACCAGTCACGAGCGTATACCTGACTGAAAATCGTGGCCGCGAAGATGCCGTAGCAGGTTGCCCCGATGAGCCCCAAAGTAACAAAGGCCATGAAGATGCGAAGCGAGTACAAGATTAGTTTTTGACAGAAGGTCAGAGCGGCTACTTTCTGCTTCATAAGTTGCTCCTCCAGATCTACCTGAGTGGACCAAAAACAAAGTCCAAATTCCACGAACCAAACCCTTTGTTAAATAAATTcttaataaattattattattaggtgacttctttttttttttttacagagaaAGAATACTATATGATATGACACAACTTgtagttctctttttttttaatcagaataTCTAATATTTAAATTTAATCCAAAAGAGTGTCCCGCTCTGACCTGGAGCCGATAGTGGATGTTCCTCTGCTTCAGCTTGGTGGCTCGGTCTCCCAGGCACCCGTAGTCCCAGCCCGTGAACACGATCATGCTGTAGTTGCCCACGACGCCACCTCCCGTCGCCACGGCAACTCGAGCTGCTGTCCCCATCCTGCGTGAGCGATCATGAGGAAATTGTACGGCAAACGTAACGTTCAAAAAGTCGGTTTGGCGACTGACCGGGCCAAGATGCAGATGAGGCAAAATGCAAAGTAGAAGACGGCGGTGAAGAGATAGGCCAGCGGGATGTTGTAGGAGAAGTTGTTGTCACCCACCAGAGTGCTGTTGTAGTAGCCATAAAACAGGTACGAATACTCCATGTAACCCTGAACAAGAGGAGAGCTCATCAAGTCACATCTGTGTTTTTTCTGTTTATACTAAAATAAAGTGTATTTGCACATCCactacagtaggtggcagtggcGCTCTTATTGTTATTGTAGCAGTGTACTTATAACAATTTTATAGACAAATGATACTATTTATAGTTGTGACGGAGAGTTGGGGGGGgcacaaaatattttataataattaaataattgggAAACACAAAGTAAGTGAACTCAATAAGTGTGATTAAGTTGCGATTAGACTACTTATGTTCTCATGTCAACGAGTTGCGTGGGGTCATTTGAGTCTCTCACCGTTCCCGAAAGGAAGTCAAGGATGTAATAATAGAACGCCACCAAGACTTGAGGATTGGGATCGTATTTCCTGCATTCCTCGGGCCctgcaaaacacacacgcatgcagtgCAAAGCCTTAGCAAAGCTCACTTAGCAACTCAAGACAACGCAACACAAGACCGGTTACCAGTGTTGTTGACAGAGATGCTGTCGAGAGATCTGAAAACGACGCTGGGGATGAAGACGAACCCGGCGATCAGTAAAAACGAGACAAAATTGAGTACCACCAGGAAACGCAGGAACAGGAAATAAGACTGGACACCGCCGCCAAAGTTTCCTGGGAGGATAAAATTttaccatgaaaaaaaaaatgttttgacaaGTGTGGAATATTTGGAACGTAGGAACAGGATAAATTTCAAAAATGAATTGGTGTACTGTGCCTCCAATCTGTTGCAAAGACTTCCTCCAAAGCATAAATAAGTTTAGGAACTCTctggtgttgtttttgattttctTGAGGGTTTTGCGTTTCCTTTGTTTCCAAGATGTCAGCCTGGAGGAAAGTACGGGCACCTGCATTTCCTGCACCTGCCTGCATGTAATTAAGCATTATTATAAATTTGATTTTTTGATAGTTAGTTGCAATTTTTGTGTATGTGAAGCAAAAAGTGtggcaaatataaaatatttttttaaaaatgaaaatacagtCTCAGACCTCACAGCCCTTTTCAGCGCCATGGGCAGAGGGATGGTATGGATCTCCCGAGGCTCCTCGCCCGATTCTCTGTATCCATCCacttcatcctcctcttcttcttctgtggCTGCCAGGTTCCACTTGAAGTGAGGGTAGTTCCGATTGGACCCTTGAGATGAAGGACGTCTTAATCTCAGCGACTCTTGGCTATTCGAATATAAGTAATCGCCGACTGCAAGACAATGAAAGCAGGTAAGATAATCatgatgaataataataataaaaaataacaacacACCTTCAGTGTAGCCATTGTCATTTGAGCCTTGTTTCCAGGGGTCCATTCCTCAAAAGTTCTgttaaaaaagtcaaagtcagcgttTGTCTTGGGGAAGACGTGTATTTCCTGGAATCTCTCTCACCTCCTGTGATGGACTTTACTCTTTGCAATTGGACACACTTCCTTGTTTTGTATTGTGCGCTACGGTTAACCCTTTCTAACCCACAACTAAAAGGCAACATTTTTcccattcattttatttaataagTAGTAATACTCAATTGAACTTAAAGGAGGGAAATTGTGCCtgtacaaatacaaaaaattaaaaaatcatttTGGGAACATATTGTGTACAATATACAGTGGGTATAAAAAGTCAACACACCCCAATTTAAATGCCACTTTTTTTGTGGTGAAGatgaagcatttaaaaaaaaaaaaattacatcatTGACATTACCTGTACAACTTAATTAAGGGGAGAATGACTTCTGGAAACTGAAATATCACAAAAGAttccaggggtgtgtagactttttatttcCACTGTATGCTGAAGTTGGGACTTGACAAgaaagtacagtaatccctcgtttatcgtggataattggttccaaaaaccaccagcgataagtgaaatccgcgaagtacggtcaccgacaagaagtactgggcaggctaacgagttagcggaaagatgctaattcgcgatcatgctaacacgcgaaaacggacttttaaagtaatgtaaacgaacatttggagcaatactacattgtcctaaagattagacacgtttcctcaatttagaagttttattttgacttttaaatgtttttttttatttggaaaataaaatccgctatgtagtgaagccgcgataagcgaaacgcgaagtagcaagGGAGCACTGTATCAAAagtaactggaaaaaaaaaatcacatttttgtacaagggaagaaaaaactaTTGAGTGATAACAGGCAGGTGCAGTTCAGAGTGTTCAACAAACGGCGCATAAAAAGACATTTGTCAAGGCAGTGTATTGTATATGTGTCAATATGAACGATTCTAAGCAATATGAATGACAGGTAACATACATGACTCGTAGTGGAAGTGCCGCAGcaagaaaaacacacaagttAACAGACTGGAGGATTCGCAAAATAAAAGAGGTGCGCATGACTTGGACCCTCAGATATTTACAAAACTTTTGCTTTTCACATTCATGCAGTTCTGATGGCGATTGTGCTTCTTCTACTACGACCACATGGAGGCAGTTTAATACAGACacaaaaaagtttcaaaacTGACTCAGTAATAATTAGGGCCTGACTAATCATTATGGAATTCTTTTAGGCAGATTCTGATATTTGGCTAAAGAAAATTCTACAATCAAGTAATTGAAAGAAAATGTAATGAATATACGTATAGATTTAGTTTTGGTCCCTTAAAACTTGtaacaataaaatatataaattacaAACAGAACATTTGACTGTTGTACAGTGCTTTCTCCTGAAGTATGAATAAAATCTTACAGCGGTAGAAATGAGTTCAAATCAGCCGCTCTTTGCCAATTTTAAGAGCTAATATTGACCTATAATTGATTTTATGATCATTCAAAGTGATGTGATGTAACTCTCTTTGTTTCACGTTTAGTTCAACAGGGAATGGCAATAAATGGCTTGAACCCTTCTTTGATGGACCCATTGCTTCCTTTGAAATGGATTGAGTCGAGTTCAATGTCAGCTCGTATCTTGATAAACTCATATGGTGCCTCACTTGTACCTCAGGGCACCACCGAAATGAAACTCCAGCTCAATCAAGCGATATTCCATTCAGTCATGTTTGTCATTCTTATCGCCATTACTTTTTGACTTATCCGTCTTCTCAGCATCTGTCTTCTTGTCTGCTCTCCTGCTTCCCCCGAGAGCCCGGCCCACAATTATGCAGCCGACGGCCAGCAAGTGCATGGCGAAGTAGATGGACGACCAGTAGGCGATGGTGTCGGAGGCTTTGAGCAGCACGAAGCCCATGCACATGTAATCGTAAGCTCGCATCTTCAGGAACCAGTGGACCCAGTCGAAGATGCTCTGACCGCGCGGGCCCAGTCGGGCTCGCACCGACGCCTCCATGGCCGACTCGGCGGCGATGCAAAGTGGGATGGTGAGGAAGGACAGGTAGTATCCGGCGTGTATACCGTGCCAGTAGGCGCTAATGAACATGGTCCAGCCCGCCCTAAGCACAGaatccatttttaatttatgtTCAGTTTGATGCTTTTTAGTTGCTTGAAGCCACAATGGAGCCTTTTCTTCCCTCACCTGAGCGTGTAGGACTTGAAGGGGGCGTTGGGGTAGATGTAGTGATGCAGCCACCACTGCACGGTCATATTCCAGTAACGCATGCCGTGCCGCACCTTCACGCAGAAATCCGTGTTGTAGCAGTCGATGTTCTGGATGGTTTTAAAGTCG is from Syngnathus scovelli strain Florida chromosome 9, RoL_Ssco_1.2, whole genome shotgun sequence and encodes:
- the leng1 gene encoding leukocyte receptor cluster member 1, coding for MNILPKKSWHVRNKDNVAKVRRDEAQAAAEEQEAKRRVERAEQEARTELLRKKARAALQLEAGGSQEVKFEEQNGALEHLNLFPLEESVVKKDNEEYIKEKKEEQEKQERAIGLLVSLGPQPGTEVTPWYMKSGQEKEEEKKEKEKQSEKRNGKGKELTEEEREKKDRRLKDSLDPLKEMKKAMGETVAKAHKSKKKDKKDRGEKRSSGESSIERLRAERLQREVDERRRAQELLAQRNGKNKEAGREVNERDRPYNSAYFPELARKRQRRDRDSWRDEILKL
- the tmc4 gene encoding transmembrane channel-like protein 7 isoform X1, whose product is MDPWKQGSNDNGYTEVGDYLYSNSQESLRLRRPSSQGSNRNYPHFKWNLAATEEEEEDEVDGYRESGEEPREIHTIPLPMALKRAVRQVQEMQVPVLSSRLTSWKQRKRKTLKKIKNNTREFLNLFMLWRKSLQQIGGNFGGGVQSYFLFLRFLVVLNFVSFLLIAGFVFIPSVVFRSLDSISVNNTGPEECRKYDPNPQVLVAFYYYILDFLSGTGYMEYSYLFYGYYNSTLVGDNNFSYNIPLAYLFTAVFYFAFCLICILARMGTAARVAVATGGGVVGNYSMIVFTGWDYGCLGDRATKLKQRNIHYRLQVDLEEQLMKQKVAALTFCQKLILYSLRIFMAFVTLGLIGATCYGIFAATIFSQGKSGQSGILGLIFEYLPSIVITAGNFLVPLLCDQIGLLERYPPSTTVILALLRAVFLRLVSLGVLLFTLWGQITCQVDTNKCDLCQYNHEEYPCWETRIGQEMYKLTLFDLIVTIAVLVLVEFPRRSEIPSVSHLHFFGGGSCSVMFVVIRMVVDNWSNKLTRWVGRQEFVVSANVLGLVYGQTVVWVGALFCPLLPVINTAKFVILFYCKKVTLFNNCRPAHKTFRSTTSTFVFLVVLLFGWGMATLVMIYSVAEIQPSMGCGPFRFFPYMWAIVPMSFDRLSGVTQEFLFFIGSQAFSIPLFALSCVLMGYFIALAAVYGKSLTLLRAQLKQEGRDKQFLVKQIENLSRQLQIPTRDFT
- the tmc4 gene encoding transmembrane channel-like protein 7 isoform X2; this translates as MDPWKQGSNDNGYTEVGDYLYSNSQESLRLRRPSSQGSNRNYPHFKWNLAATEEEEEDEVDGYRESGEEPREIHTIPLPMALKRAVRQVQEMQVPVLSSRLTSWKQRKRKTLKKIKNNTREFLNLFMLWRKSLQQIGGNFGGGVQSYFLFLRFLVVLNFVSFLLIAGFVFIPSVVFRSLDSISVNNTGPEECRKYDPNPQVLVAFYYYILDFLSGTGYMEYSYLFYGYYNSTLVGDNNFSYNIPLAYLFTAVFYFAFCLICILARMGTAARVAVATGGGVVGNYSMIVFTGWDYGCLGDRATKLKQRNIHYRLQVDLEEQLMKQKVAALTFCQKLILYSLRIFMAFVTLGLIGATCYGIFAATIFSQGKSGQSGILGLIFEYLPSIVITAGNFLVPLLCDQIGLLERYPPSTTVILALLRAVFLRLVSLGVLLFTLWGQITCQVDTNKCDLCQYNHEEYPCWETRIGQEMYKLTLFDLIVTIAVLVLVEFPRRMVVDNWSNKLTRWVGRQEFVVSANVLGLVYGQTVVWVGALFCPLLPVINTAKFVILFYCKKVTLFNNCRPAHKTFRSTTSTFVFLVVLLFGWGMATLVMIYSVAEIQPSMGCGPFRFFPYMWAIVPMSFDRLSGVTQEFLFFIGSQAFSIPLFALSCVLMGYFIALAAVYGKSLTLLRAQLKQEGRDKQFLVKQIENLSRQLQIPTRDFT